Genomic DNA from Candidatus Koribacter versatilis Ellin345:
ACCGCTGACGGTGGTAACTCCGGATCCGGTAGCGATTACCCAGACTGAGTCGGCAAAGGGCCGTGAAGAGACTTCCAAAATTGACGCAAGTGCAGCGGCAGCGACTGTAAACAAGGCCAACGCAGCGCCCGCCGCTACAAAAGGAAACAAGAAGAACCCTCAGCCTACGCCAGCTCCGGCAGTCGCGACGGTTGCGCCGCCGCCTGTGGTTCCGGGCGCAACAACTGCCGATCTTGCGATCAACTCAAATCCAGCTGGCGCAAGCGTTCAGCTCGACGGACAGAACCGCGGCGAGAAAACGCCTTTCACCGCTTCCGGCATGAAGGCCGGATCGCATACGGTAATTTTCACGAGGCCCGGTTATCAGCCGATGACTCGCACGGTCGAAATCGCCGCGGGGAACAACGCGTCGCTCAATGTCAATCTTGCCGTGGCGCCGACAGGTATCGCGTTCGAGAGCACTCCGGCGGGCGCGCAGATTTTCGTGGACGATGAACCGACTGGAAAAGTCACTCCCGCGACGGTCACAATTCCTCCCGGATCGCATTCGGTGAGCATCTTCAAGCAGGGTTTCGACGAAGGCACCGGCAACGTGCATGTGGGTGAGGGCGAGCTTCAGCACTTCGCGGTTGTCCTACAGCCCGGCGATCGTGATTCCCGCACCAAGCGCTTGTTCGCAGGCGCCAAAGACAAAGGGATGATCATCGTGCGTTCGCGTCCACGCGGTGCCCAGATCAGGCTCGAAGACATGAATGTGGCGACTACACCAGCGCGCATCATCGTGCGCAATGGCAAAGCGCATCTGCTGGTCACCAAGGACGGTTACAAGCCGTTCAAGAAGGAAGTCCAAGTGGATAAGGGCGACATCGTGGTGGTGGATGCGACGCTCGAACCTGTCGGCCAGTAATTTAGAAGAAGTCTTGGTAACGAGAAAGGCGCGAGAGGATCGCGCCTTTCGTATTTATTGAGCCTGCTTTTCCAGGTCTTGCGCGAGCCCTTCGACTTCCCGAGCACGCGAGTACTTCAGGTTCTTGCGATACACGGTTTCACAGGTGCGCAGCACGATGATCGCTTCATCCTTCGCCATTGCCTGGCCGGCATCGCCGGCAGCCTGATCGCAGTACTTCAGGGCCTCTTCGCCCGCACCCATCTCCTGGTTCAGCGACGCAAGCATGAAGAGATTCATTACCCGGTGACGGCGGTCGTTGGTGTATTGCGTCTTCGAAGTCGGATCCTGTAATCGCTTTTCGTAGATCTCAACTGCTTTGAGGAACAGCGGCTCCGCCTTGCTGAAGTTGTTCTCGGCAAGGTATACCTGCGCGAGATTTCCGATTGCGTCTGCGATCTCCGAAGAGTCGGCTTCGCGGTGGTTTTGCTGGATCTGGATCGCCTGCATCAAATATGGCTCGGCCGCGGAATAGTTCTTCTGGCGGTACTCAACAGATCCCAGTCTCGACAGCGCATTCGCCAATTCCTGCCAGTTTGCCTGGCCTAGCTTAGAAGCCTCGCTGCGACCGATCTCGAACTGTTGTTTCGCGGTTGCGTAGTCTTGTTTTGCAAGCGCCTCTTCGCCAGCGCGCCACGCCGGCCAGTATGTTTCCTGGAAATGTTTTTCTAACTCGCGTTCCGCTTCAGACGCAAAGAGGGAATAGTGGACCGTCAGTTGTGTGACCGCCGGCACGCGCGTCTCGCCAGAATAGAAGGGCCGGAAGAGCCACTGTTTCACGAATGCGACAGCCGTTGGCGCCAGTGCTGGATGCCCTGAAACTACTTTGGTCGAGGCGACATTGCCGTCGGTGTCGATCGTCGCTTCAATCACAACGTCGCCCTCGATTTTATTTACCGAGGCGAGTGCGGGATAGATCTGCAAGGGCCGGGTCAAAATGTGCGAGAGCGCGTCGGTCTCATTCACTGTGACGGAACTCGAGGACACCGCAGGCTTCGGAGCAGGCTTCCCGAATGGTGCGGGTTTCGGCGCTGACGGTGCATCCGG
This window encodes:
- a CDS encoding TonB family protein, with translation MKTLLCIFLLSLAAIAQNLPDAPSAPKPAPFGKPAPKPAVSSSSVTVNETDALSHILTRPLQIYPALASVNKIEGDVVIEATIDTDGNVASTKVVSGHPALAPTAVAFVKQWLFRPFYSGETRVPAVTQLTVHYSLFASEAERELEKHFQETYWPAWRAGEEALAKQDYATAKQQFEIGRSEASKLGQANWQELANALSRLGSVEYRQKNYSAAEPYLMQAIQIQQNHREADSSEIADAIGNLAQVYLAENNFSKAEPLFLKAVEIYEKRLQDPTSKTQYTNDRRHRVMNLFMLASLNQEMGAGEEALKYCDQAAGDAGQAMAKDEAIIVLRTCETVYRKNLKYSRAREVEGLAQDLEKQAQ